The sequence ACGTGCCGGGATGGGTCTTGCGCTCGATGGCGGCATTTTCCGCCGGCAGGCCGAAGGCGTCCCAGCCCATGGGATGCAGCACGTTCCGGCCCTTGGCGCGGTAGTAGCGCGCTACCACGTCGCCCATGGAATAGTTGCGCACGTGGCCCATATGGATGCGGCCCGACGGATAGGGGAACATCTCGAGGACGTAATAGGGCTCGCGCGGATCGTCATTGGAGCTGACGAAGCTCTTGGCGTCGTCCCACACCTTCTGCCAGCGGGGTTCCATTTCGCGCGGATTGTAGCGTTCGCCGCTCACTTCTGTCGTCCTTGGGTGATTTGCCGCAAAGCGCTGGGAAAGTCCGGCGCAGCTTGCGTTTATGGGGGATTTTGGCTACCGGACCATCACCAGAAATCCCCATCAAGGTCAACAGCAACAGGGCGAAAGCATGGACTCGGGTGCCGCCAGCCGTCTCGCCGCCATCAATGAGCGGATTGCCAGGGCGCATGACCGCTTCGGCCCGCCGGCCGAGAGTGTCACGCTGGTTGCGGTGTCCAAGACCTTTGCGGCCGAAGCGATCGAGCCGTTCCTGGAGGCCGGGCAGCGGGTTTTTGGCGAAAACCGCGTGCAGGAGGCCAAGGACAAGTGGCCGGCTTTGCGTCAGGCCTATCCCGATGTCGAACTGCATCTGATCGGACCGCTGCAGACCAACAAGGTGCGCGAAGCCGTAGCCTTGTTCGACGTTATCGAAACGGTCGATCGCGAGAAACTGGCAAGCATTCTTGCAGCAGAAATGCAGCGTGCCGGGCGCAAGCTGCCCTGTTTCGTGCAGGTCAATATCGGGCTTGAGGAGCAGAAGGCCGGCATTGCGCCGGCCGAGACGATCGCCTTCGTCCAGCGCTGCCGCACCGAACACGGGCTCGATATCGTCGGCCTCATGTGCATTCCGCCCGAGGGCGTGCCACCGGGGCCCTATTTTGCCCAGATGGCGGAACTTGCCCGGGCCGCCGATGTCGCGCAGCTTTCCATGGGCATGAGCGGCGATTTCGAAGTCGGCATCGCCATGGGGGCTACCCATGTCCGGGTTGGTTCGGCCCTGTTCGGCCACCGGCCGGCGATAGTCTAGGCGTCCTCCGCGCAAACATCGGCAATGTCGTTCGGCGCGACCTGCAACTTCTCAGCCTATCGCCCGTTGCTTCTGACTGTAACGCCGATGTGATTGGCTGGCCGAAAACCCGTCGCAATATTGTGAGCTGTGGCGGGTCCGAGATAAAAAATCCGGAGAAAACAATGAACAAGCGACGCATCCTGCTGGTGGACGACGACGCTGATCTACGCCAAACCCTGGTCGAGCAACTCGAGACGCATCGCGAATTCGAGATCATGCAGGCCGGTACCGCCAATGATGCGCTGAAGGCAACGCGCGAAAGCAATGTCGACCTGATGATCCTGGATGTCGGCCTTCCCGACATGGACGGGCGCGAGGCGGTCAAGGTGCTGCGCAGCGAGGGCTACAAGAGCCCGATCCTGATGCTGACCGGCCACGATACCGATGCCGACCAGATCCGTGGCCTCGATTCGGGCGCCAATGATTACCTCACCAAACCCTTCCGCTTCCCCGTGCTGCTGGCGCGCATCAACGCAGCCTTGCGGCAGCATGACCAGAGCGAAGACGTGGTGTTCACGATCGGGCCCTACAGCTTCCAGCCGTCGGCCAAGCTGCTGGAAGCCAATGACGGCAACAAGGTGCGGCTCACCGACAAGGAAACCTCGATCCTCAAATACCTCTATCGCCAGGGCCCCAAGACCATCACGCGCGACGTGCTGCTCAAGGAAGTCTGGGGCTACAACAACCGGGTCACCACGCATACGCTGGAAACCCACATCTACCGCCTCCGACAGAAGATCGAGCGGGACCCCTCCCACGCCCGGTTGCTGGTGACCGAAGAAGGCGGTTACCGGCTGGTGCCGTAAACTCGTGGACCACCACAAAATCGAGTACAAAGCCGGTTAAAATGCCCTATAGGATGAGGCGGCCCCGCCGTGGCGGGGCCGTTGGCGCATCCGGATGGGTTCATGATCAGGGACGATGCGGCCGAGGCGCTGGCCCAGGCCGAATTCTTCGATATCTGCGACGACGAGCAGCGGCGCATGCTGGCCTTTGCCGGCGACATCAGGCATTTCGATCCCGACGCGGTGCTTTACCAGGCCGGCGACGTGCCGATGGGCGCCTTCATCCTGATCGAGGGGACACTCAAGGCCAAGCCGGAAGGCGATGGCGCGGGCAAGCCCTACGCCATTTCCGAGCCGGGCAGCGTGGTCTCGGCCATGGCGCTGATCCTGAGCAAACCGCGTCCCGTGACCATTACCGCCGTCACCGACAGCCAGGCGCTCTTCGTGCCGCGCAACGCCTTCCTCAAGCTGGTGCAGCAATCCCCCGACCTGGCGCAGCGCGCCGTGGCCCGGGTCGAGCGCGACCTGGGCAACTATCTGGGGGCGCTGGAGCCCGTTCGCCGCAAGATGAAGAGCGGGGAGTAGGACCAGAGCCCTCGTCACCTCTCCCCCGAGAGGAAAGGAGAAGTATCCCTAAACCCCTGAAAACCGCGCAATGACGGGCACGTGGTCGCTGGGCTGGGGGGCGTAGCCGCGGTAGGCCTTGACGATTTCGGTGCCGATGCAGTGTTCGGCCACGTCCGATGTCGCCCAGATATGGTCGAGGCGACGGCCCTTGTTGGCCAGCTCCCAGTTGGCGCTGCGATAGCTCCACCACGAATAGAGCTTCTGGTCATAGGGAACATGCTTGCGCACCAGGTCGATCCAGCCATGGCCGCCATTGAGGATGGCGTTAAGCGCCTCGGTCTCGACGGGGGTGTGGCTGACGATCTTGAGCAGCTGCTTGTGGCTCCAGACGTCGTTTTCGTGCGGCGCGATGTTGAAGTCGCCGGCGATGAGATGGCCGCGCTGGAAGATCGGTTCGGTGAACCAGCTCGTCAGTTCGCTCAGGAAACCCAGCTTGTGCCTGAACTTGGGGTTGATCTCGGGGTCGGGCTCGTCGCCGCCGGCGGGTATGTAGAAATCATGCAGCGTCACCGGGCCGTGGCCGAAGTCGGTCAGCGCCGAGATGTGGCGCGATTCGGGGATGTCGCAGAACATGCGGCTGGAGACGTCGGTCAGCGGGAACTTCGAGACGATCGCCACGCCGTGGTAGCCCTTCTGGCCGTGGACGGCCATGTGCGGGTAACCCGCATCGCGGAAGGCATTGCGCGGGAACTGGTCATCCAGGCACTTGATCTCCTGGAACATGATCACGTCGGGCGCGTGCCGGGCGATGAAATCAAGCACCATGGGCAGGCGCAGGCGGATCGAGTTGATGTTCCAGGTGACGATGGAAACGGGCATTTTCAGTCTCGGCGAGCGGGGCCTCCTTATCGCCAAGCGGGCGGAGTCGGACAAGCCGGAAATGGCGTAAGGATCTGAGTCAGTCCCGTGGCAGGGCAGCCACGTGCCGACAAGGCGCCTTCACCACTGCGGGTTTTCCGCCTTCCATCGTTCCACCTCATCAAGGCTCGTCGCGCCCGCCAGTACGGCCTGATAAATGTGCCAGCTGCCAACCAGCGGTCCATAGTAGTCCGGCCGGGCTAAGGCCTGGGCCTTGAGACGAAGGATCACGCCCCGATCGGCCCTGGCAAGCTGGGCGATCAGCGCGGCGTCCTTGGTCTGGCGGATGCCGTAGTCCTTCGGCTCCCAACCCCAGATGTCGGATTTCCAGGCCGTGCCGTCGGGTTCGACGAACTGGATGCCCCAGTAGAGCCCGGCGCCCAGCGGATGAGGGTCGACATAGTCGTCCCACATCTGCGCCTTGTGGAGGCGGAGGCCAGCGCGTTCGAGCCCGGCATTGAGGTCCGCCAGCATGGCGGCCCATTCGATACGATAGCCCGGGTCCACCGGCATGTGGATGTCGATATCAGGCCAGACCATCAGGTCATAGCGGGCGCTGCCGGTCAGCGCACAGGTGCCGAAGCGCCCGGAGAACAGCTCGCGCCAGCCTGTTGCCGCCAGGATCGTTTCGGCGCGCTGGCGCAACTGATCTGCCATTCGGGCGTAGCCCTCATGGCCTTCTCGCTTCAAATCGCTCCAGTGGAGCGATTTGTCCTTCGGCCAGCTCGAAGTTTCACGTGAATCCATCGGTCTCCTCCAACGAAAAAGCCCGGCCACCTTGCGGGGCCGGGCTCTGAATTTGCTTCAGGCAAGGGCGGGTATGGAACCCGGGATTATTCTGCCTTGGGGGCTTCTTCTGCAGCGGCAGCCTGCTCGGCGGCGGCAGCAGCGGCTGCGGCTTCCGCATCCTTGGCGGCCTGCTCGGCGGCAAAAGCCTCGGCAGCAGCGATCTTCTCGGCTTCACGGGCTTCGCGAGCAGCTTGGGCCGCTTCGCGTTCGCCTGCCTCGATCTTCTTGGTGCGCGAATTGGTCGATTCGAAAATACGCGCCGACTTACCGCGACGATCGCGCAGGTAGTAGAGCTTGGCGCGACGGACCTTACCGCGCTTGAGGACTTCGATGGACGCCACGTTCGGGGAATAGAGCGGGAATACGCGTTCCACGCCTTCGCCGTACGAAATCTTGCGGACGGTGAACGAAGAGGTGATGCCACCGCCGGTGACGGCGATCACGACGCCTTCATAGGCCTGCAGGCGTTCCTTGTCGCCTTCACGGATCTTGACCCACACCTTGATGGTGTCGCCATGGGTGAATTCGGGGAGTTCGCGCTTGGCGGCGAGGGCGGCAACCTGCTCGGCCTCGATCTGCTGGATGATATTGGACATGTCGATTCCGTTCTGAATCTTTTCGAAGGAGCGTTTATCGGGCCTCTCGGCTCGTCGCCCGGTCTTGGTTGGTAACGGAGGTTGGTCGTCTTTTTATTGATGCGAAGCGGGTCCGATTAGCCCGGCGACGCGGATAGTGGCGCGGCTATAGGGGAATTTTGCCCCAGAGTCTAGGGTTTTGCCGCTACTTCTTGAGCAGGTCCGGCCGTCGCGCCGCGGTCAGCGCCTGGCTCTGCTCCTGGCGCCAGCTGGCGATCCTGCCGTGGTCACCCGAGGTCAGCACACCGGGGATGTCGACGCCCTCAAAGCTCTGCGGGCGGGTATATTGCGGATATTCCAGGAGCCCGTTTTCGAAGCTCTCGTCGGCATGGCTCTCCGCCTTGCCCAGGACGCCCGGGATCAATCGCACCACCGCTTCCAGCAGCACCATGGCGGCCACTTCGCCGCCCGCCAACACATAGTCGCCGATGGAGATTTCCTCGAGCCCGCGGGTATCGATGACGCGCTGGTCGATGCCTTCGAAGCGCCCGCAAATGATGACGGCCCCCGGTCCCAGGGCCAGTTCGCGGGCACGCGCCTGGGTCAGCGTCGTGCCGCGCGGCGACATCAGGATGCGGGGCCGCGCGTCGCCCAGGGGTGAGACGGTGTCGATGGCCCTGGCCAGGATATCGGGCTTGAGCACCATGCCGGCGCCGCCGCCCGAGGGCGTATCGTCAACCGTGCGGTGGCGGTCGGTGGCGAAGTCGCGCAGCTGAGTGACCTGGAGCGACCACAGGCCTTCGGCCAGCCCGCGCCCGAGGACCGAGGCGCCGAGCGTACCGGGAAAAAGCTCGGGAAAGAGGGTGATAATGGCGGCCGAAAAGCTCAATCGGGCTCTTCCTCACCCTCTTCGGCATCGAGCGGCACCACAATGGTCAAAAAGCCATCGGCGACGCTGACATGCGGCACCACGGCCTTGGTGAAGGGATAGAGGTAGGTGTCACCGCTTTGCGGATCGCGAATTTCAATAAGGTCGCCAGCGCCAAAATTGGGGACGGCCGATACCTTGCCGATCACCACCCCGCTTTCGAGCCGCGCCTCGAGCCCGATCAGGTCGGCATGGTAGAAGTCGTCCTCGTCCTCGGTCTCGGGCAGCTTATGGCGGTCAACGAACAGGCTGACGCCATTGAGCTGTTCGGCGGCATTGCGGTCGGAAACGCCCTTGATGTGAGCGATGACCACATTTTTCTGCAGGCGCACCGAGGTCAGGGTGACCGTGAGGCCCGGTCGGTCGGTGTCGAGCGGACCATAGCTGCCGATCGCCTCGGGATCCTGAGTATGGGTGGCGATGCGCACCTGGCCCTTGATGCCATGGGCGGCGCCGATCTGGCCCAGGAAAATCTTGTTGGGTTTGTCGTTCATGCTCGCTCCGCCAGCTTTGACAGCGTCTTAGCAGGCGCCGGGCATGTTGGGAATGTCGCGGGAACCAAGCGTGGCAGGCGGCATTTGTGGATCAAGATCAGCAGGAGCAACGCCCCATGGCCAAGACACTCACCAATCGCGACGATATCCGCCAGTGGGCCGAGGCCAGGGGCGGCAATCCGATGCTGATGGACACGCCAGACGGGACCGGCACCCATACCCTGCTGCAGCTGACCTTTGGCCAGCACGCCATCAATACCGATGGCAATGAGGGACCCGACCGGATCGGGGGCTTCCACCTGGTGAGCTGGGAAGAATGGTTTGACGCGCTCGACGAGGCCAACCTGGCCTTGCGCGTCTCGGATGATCCGGCGGGTGGCAACGAGGCCGAGTTCGAATTCGTGCCGCGCGGCTGATCGGAGGGCCGCGCATAGCGCCCGCTATTCCGCGTCGGCGGCCGCTTCGATGGCTTCCATATCCTCGTCGGAGAAGCCGAAATGGTGGCCCAGCTCGTGGATCAGCACGTGGGTGACGACTTCGCCCAAGGTGTTGTCGTCGTTCTCGGCCCAGTAGTCGAGAATGGCGCGGCGGTAGAGGTAGACGGTATTGGGCAGTTGGCCGGTTTGCGGCATGGCGCCGTCCTCGGTCATGCCGATGCCGGAAAACAGGCCCATCAGCTCGAACGGGCTCTCCATGCCGAAGCCCTCAAGCACGTCATCCTCGGCGAATTCGGCGACCGAGCAGGTCACCTCCGCCGCGAGCGACTTGAAGGGTTCGGGCAGCTCGCGCAAGGCTTGGCTCGCGAGAGCTTCGATGTCATCGAGGGTGGGCGCGAAGCGCGCCCCCCAGTCGGCGTGACTTACTGCCACTCGCGGATATCGACGAAGTGGCCGGCAATCGCGGCGGCGGCGGCCATGGCGGGCGACACCAGGTGGGTGCGGCCCTTGAAGCCCTGGCGGCCCTCGAAATTGCGGTTGGAGGTCGAGGCGCAGCGTTCCTGCGGCTTGAGCTTGTCCGGGTTCATGGCCAGGCACATCGAGCAGCCCGGCTCACGCCATTCAAAGCCGGCATTGATGAACACGGTATGGAGCCCCTCGGCTTCGGCCTGATCCTTGACCAGGCCCGAGCCCGGCACGACCATGGCGTTGACGCCCGAGGCCACCTTGCGGTCGCCGATGACGGCCGCGGCAGCGCGCAGGTCTTCGATGCGGCCATTGGTGCAGGAGCCGATGAAGATGCGCTCGACCGGGATATCGGTGATCTTGGTGCCGGGCTTGAGGCCCATATAGTCGAGGGCCCGCCACTTGGAGGCGCGCTTGTTCTCGTCCTGTATGTCATCGGGGTTGGGCACGACGCCGGTGACCGAGATCACGTCCTCGGGCGAGGAGCCCCAGGAGACGATGGGCGGGAGCTTGGCGGCGTCGAGGATGACGACCTTGTCGTAATGGGCGCCTTCGTCGGACTTCAGCGTCTTCCAATAGTCGAGCGCCATGTCCCAGGCCTTGCCCTTGGGCGCGCGGTTGCGGCCCTTCACGTATTCGAAGGTCTTTTCGTCCGGGGCGATCAGGCCAGCGCGGGCGCCGCCCTCGATGGTCATGTTGCAGACCGTCATGCGGCCTTCCATGGACAGCGACTCGATGGCTTCGCCAGCAAATTCGATGACGTGGCCGTTGCCGCCGGCGGTGCCGATCTCGCCGATGATGGCAAGGATGATGTCCTTGGCGGTGACATGCGGCGGCAGCTTGCCGTCCACGCGCACCAGCATATTCTTGGCCTTCTGCTGGATCAGCGTCTGGGTGGCCAGCACATGCTCGACTTCCGAGGTGCCAATGCCGTGGGCCAGCGCGCCGAAGGCGCCATGGGTCGAGGTATGCGAGTCGCCGCAGACAATGGTCATGCCGGGGAGGGTGAAGCCCTGCTCGGGGCCGACGATGTGGACGATGCCCTGGCGCTTGTCGAAGGGGTCGAAATATTCGATGCCGAAATCGCGGGTATTCTCGGCGAGAGCCGCGATCTGGATGGCGCTTTCCGGATCGGGATTGGGCAGCGACCGATCGGTGGTGGGCACGTTGTGGTCGACAACGGCCAGGGTGCGCTCGGGGTGGCGCACCTTGCGGTTGTTCATGCGGAGGCCTTCGAAGGCCTGGGGGCTGGTGACTTCATGCACCAGGTGCCGGTCGATATAGAGCAGCGAGGTGCCGTCCTCGTTGTTCTGGACCAGATGGTCGTCCCAGATCTTGTCGTAAAGCGTGCGGGCCTTGGTCATAGCTCTATTCCGGCAGGGAAAGTTTGGAGTGGTTCTAAGCCGGGAAGGGCGTGGCGGTCAAGCAGAACCGTACTCACGGGTACGGTTCGTTTAACCGGCGCGGCGAATGGCAAAAATGCCCAGCAAGCTGGTGTCAAGACCGATGCGGAAGCGGCACCAGAGCGCGATGGCCACCTGGGCCAGGATGCGCGCGCCCATATTGGCGGCCGCGGCGCCGACAATGCCGAAGACCGGGATAACCGCGATCTGCACCAGGAAGCCCAGGCCCATGATGACGCCGAAAATAGCGACATAGGCGCGCTCGTGGCCGGTCATCATCATGACGATCTTGGACGGGCCGGTGGCAGCGTCGAACAGGAGGCCCAGCGAGAGCAGCACCAGCACCAGCGTCGCCTCGGCATAGGCCGGGCCGAAGAGGCTGAGGATCCACTCGCCACCGAGGACAAAGGCGGCAAAGACCACCAGCGAGAAGGCGAAGCCGGCGCCCGCTCCCAGGGCAGTGATGGCCTGGGCCTGGCGCATTTCGCCGGCATGGAAATGGCGCGCCACCATGGGTGCGATGACCAGTTCGATGGCGAAGGTGAAGAGCGTCATGAGGCCCGCGGTGCGGAAAGCGTTGAAGTAGAGGCCCGAGCTTTCAAGATCGAGCATCAGGCCGACCAGGATCACGTCCGCATTGAGCGCGAAGGTCTCGATCAGCGCGCCCAGCATCAGCCAGCGGCTGATGCCGCCCCAGCTCGTCCAGTAGCCGCTGACGCCCTCCCGGGTGGGCGCCAGCACATAGCCGGTGCGCCGCGCCTGCCAGAACTGCAGGGCGAGCATGCCGGCCAGCAGCGCCGCTGACAGCACCAGCGCATCGGCGCCGCTGAGCACCACGCCCAAGGCAAAGAGGCCGAGCACCACGGCCGGCAAGGCCAGGCGCCAGAAGATGTCGCGCGGCACCAGCGCCGTCCACAGCGAGCCCTGGGCGCGCAATGCGGAGGAATTGTATTCCGCCAGTGCCATGGGCAGGACCAGGAAGGCCGCACCATAGACGTGGTTGGCCGTTTGATCGAAACTGATGACCTGAACGGTGGCAAAGGCGACGACGCAGAGCAGCAGGGCAGTGACGATGCTGGCGCCGATGGTCAGGGTCGAGCCGGCGCGGACCGCCAGCTTGGCGGCATCGGGCTTGCCGGCGACCGTCTCCTGCGACCACAGGCGCAGGATGGCCAGCGGCTGGCCGATGCCGGCACCGATGGCCAGCACGGTGGCCAGAGCCAGGCCAAAGGCGAAGCGGCCATATTCGCTCGGGCTCATCGTGCGCGAGAGCACGACATAGGTGAGGTAGGTGAGGCCCGCCGTCGCCACCTTGATGCCGAGCGATCCGACCGAGCGCCAGAGGCCGGTCCGAAGCAGGGCGCTGAGATCGGCGGGAATGGCTAGACGCATGGATGGGCCTCGGATCGTGGCTGCACCACCACGACGCCGGCAATCTGCCATGCCAGTCTTAGGAAGCTCTTACCCAGCGGGATCACCGAATGGTGAGACCAGGGCACTCCGCCTCTCCCCGTCGGGGAGATGTGAGACCTCAGTGCCGGAAGTGACGCATCCCGGTCATCACCATGGCGATGCCGGCGGCGTCGGCCGCGGCGATGACTTCGTCGTCGCGCATGGAGCCGCCCGGCTGGATCACCGCGGTGGCACCCGCGGCGACGAGGGCTTCAAGGCCATCGGCAAAGGGAAAGAAGGCATCCGAGGCGACGACCGAACCCTGCGTCAAGGCGCCGTCAAGACCCGCGGCCTTGGCAGCATCCATCGACTTGCGGTGGCCCGTCAGGGCCGAGTCGACGCGCGACATCTGGCCGGCGCCGATGCCGACAGTCGCGCCTGATTTCACGTAGACGATGGCGTTGGACTTGACGTGCTTGGCCACCTTGGCCGCGAGGCGCAGGTCGGCCATTTCGGCCGCAGTAGGCTGGCGCTTGGTGACGACCTTGAGGTCGCAATCATCAACATTGCGGTTGTCGCGCGACTGGACCAGCAGGCCGCCGGCGACCGACTTGACGACCAGGCCATCGGCCTTCGGGTCGGCAATGCCGCCGGTCAGCAGCAGGCGCAGGTTCTTCTTGGCGGCGATGATGTCCTGGGCTTCCTGGGTCGCGGAGGGGGCCACGATCACCTCGGTGAAGACCTTGACGATCTCGGTCGCCGTCTGGGCATCGATCTCGCGGTTGGTGGCGACGATGCCGCCAAAGGCCGAGACGGGATCGGTGCGCAGCGCGTCCTTGTAGGCGGTGACGAGATCGCCGGCCACGGCAACGCCGCAGGGATTGGCATGCTTGATGATGGCAACGGCAGCGACTTCCGCCGGATCGAATTCGCTGACCAGTTCGAAGGCGGCGTCGGTATCGTTGATGTTGTTGTAGGAGAGGGTCTTGCCCTGCACCTGGCTTGCCGTCGCGACGCCGGGGCGGTCCTCGCCATTGGCGTAGAAGCCTGCCCACTGATGCGGGTTTTCGCCATAGCGCATGACTTCGCGCAGGGTGCCGGCGAAGCCGCGATAGCGGATTTCGGGATAGTCGATCGCCTTGGCGAACCAGCTGGAGATGGCGCTGTCATAGGCCGCGGTGCGGGCATAGGCCTTGGCGGCCAGGCGCTGGCGCAGCTCGAAGGGCACACCGCCGGTCTCGGCGATCGCCGTCAGGATGGCGGGATAGTCGGCTGGGTCGACGACAACCGTCACATAGGCGTGGTTCTTGGCGGCGGAGCGGACCATGGCCGGGCCGCCGATGTCGATATTCTCTATGATGTCGTCATAGCCG comes from Devosia oryziradicis and encodes:
- a CDS encoding YggS family pyridoxal phosphate-dependent enzyme, coding for MDSGAASRLAAINERIARAHDRFGPPAESVTLVAVSKTFAAEAIEPFLEAGQRVFGENRVQEAKDKWPALRQAYPDVELHLIGPLQTNKVREAVALFDVIETVDREKLASILAAEMQRAGRKLPCFVQVNIGLEEQKAGIAPAETIAFVQRCRTEHGLDIVGLMCIPPEGVPPGPYFAQMAELARAADVAQLSMGMSGDFEVGIAMGATHVRVGSALFGHRPAIV
- a CDS encoding exodeoxyribonuclease III codes for the protein MPVSIVTWNINSIRLRLPMVLDFIARHAPDVIMFQEIKCLDDQFPRNAFRDAGYPHMAVHGQKGYHGVAIVSKFPLTDVSSRMFCDIPESRHISALTDFGHGPVTLHDFYIPAGGDEPDPEINPKFRHKLGFLSELTSWFTEPIFQRGHLIAGDFNIAPHENDVWSHKQLLKIVSHTPVETEALNAILNGGHGWIDLVRKHVPYDQKLYSWWSYRSANWELANKGRRLDHIWATSDVAEHCIGTEIVKAYRGYAPQPSDHVPVIARFSGV
- the leuC gene encoding 3-isopropylmalate dehydratase large subunit; this translates as MTKARTLYDKIWDDHLVQNNEDGTSLLYIDRHLVHEVTSPQAFEGLRMNNRKVRHPERTLAVVDHNVPTTDRSLPNPDPESAIQIAALAENTRDFGIEYFDPFDKRQGIVHIVGPEQGFTLPGMTIVCGDSHTSTHGAFGALAHGIGTSEVEHVLATQTLIQQKAKNMLVRVDGKLPPHVTAKDIILAIIGEIGTAGGNGHVIEFAGEAIESLSMEGRMTVCNMTIEGGARAGLIAPDEKTFEYVKGRNRAPKGKAWDMALDYWKTLKSDEGAHYDKVVILDAAKLPPIVSWGSSPEDVISVTGVVPNPDDIQDENKRASKWRALDYMGLKPGTKITDIPVERIFIGSCTNGRIEDLRAAAAVIGDRKVASGVNAMVVPGSGLVKDQAEAEGLHTVFINAGFEWREPGCSMCLAMNPDKLKPQERCASTSNRNFEGRQGFKGRTHLVSPAMAAAAAIAGHFVDIREWQ
- the rimM gene encoding ribosome maturation factor RimM (Essential for efficient processing of 16S rRNA), which produces MNDKPNKIFLGQIGAAHGIKGQVRIATHTQDPEAIGSYGPLDTDRPGLTVTLTSVRLQKNVVIAHIKGVSDRNAAEQLNGVSLFVDRHKLPETEDEDDFYHADLIGLEARLESGVVIGKVSAVPNFGAGDLIEIRDPQSGDTYLYPFTKAVVPHVSVADGFLTIVVPLDAEEGEEEPD
- the rplS gene encoding 50S ribosomal protein L19; translation: MSNIIQQIEAEQVAALAAKRELPEFTHGDTIKVWVKIREGDKERLQAYEGVVIAVTGGGITSSFTVRKISYGEGVERVFPLYSPNVASIEVLKRGKVRRAKLYYLRDRRGKSARIFESTNSRTKKIEAGEREAAQAAREAREAEKIAAAEAFAAEQAAKDAEAAAAAAAAEQAAAAEEAPKAE
- the purH gene encoding bifunctional phosphoribosylaminoimidazolecarboxamide formyltransferase/IMP cyclohydrolase, whose product is MGKTVKVGRALLSVFDKTGMAEFARGLSAAGVELVSTGGTHKLIKDAGLPVREIADLTGFPEMMDGRVKTLHPKVHGGLLAVRDKADHAASMSEHEIGAIDLVAVNLYPFEKTVASGAGYDDIIENIDIGGPAMVRSAAKNHAYVTVVVDPADYPAILTAIAETGGVPFELRQRLAAKAYARTAAYDSAISSWFAKAIDYPEIRYRGFAGTLREVMRYGENPHQWAGFYANGEDRPGVATASQVQGKTLSYNNINDTDAAFELVSEFDPAEVAAVAIIKHANPCGVAVAGDLVTAYKDALRTDPVSAFGGIVATNREIDAQTATEIVKVFTEVIVAPSATQEAQDIIAAKKNLRLLLTGGIADPKADGLVVKSVAGGLLVQSRDNRNVDDCDLKVVTKRQPTAAEMADLRLAAKVAKHVKSNAIVYVKSGATVGIGAGQMSRVDSALTGHRKSMDAAKAAGLDGALTQGSVVASDAFFPFADGLEALVAAGATAVIQPGGSMRDDEVIAAADAAGIAMVMTGMRHFRH
- a CDS encoding response regulator transcription factor, which codes for MNKRRILLVDDDADLRQTLVEQLETHREFEIMQAGTANDALKATRESNVDLMILDVGLPDMDGREAVKVLRSEGYKSPILMLTGHDTDADQIRGLDSGANDYLTKPFRFPVLLARINAALRQHDQSEDVVFTIGPYSFQPSAKLLEANDGNKVRLTDKETSILKYLYRQGPKTITRDVLLKEVWGYNNRVTTHTLETHIYRLRQKIERDPSHARLLVTEEGGYRLVP
- a CDS encoding Crp/Fnr family transcriptional regulator — its product is MIRDDAAEALAQAEFFDICDDEQRRMLAFAGDIRHFDPDAVLYQAGDVPMGAFILIEGTLKAKPEGDGAGKPYAISEPGSVVSAMALILSKPRPVTITAVTDSQALFVPRNAFLKLVQQSPDLAQRAVARVERDLGNYLGALEPVRRKMKSGE
- a CDS encoding lipopolysaccharide biosynthesis protein, whose translation is MRLAIPADLSALLRTGLWRSVGSLGIKVATAGLTYLTYVVLSRTMSPSEYGRFAFGLALATVLAIGAGIGQPLAILRLWSQETVAGKPDAAKLAVRAGSTLTIGASIVTALLLCVVAFATVQVISFDQTANHVYGAAFLVLPMALAEYNSSALRAQGSLWTALVPRDIFWRLALPAVVLGLFALGVVLSGADALVLSAALLAGMLALQFWQARRTGYVLAPTREGVSGYWTSWGGISRWLMLGALIETFALNADVILVGLMLDLESSGLYFNAFRTAGLMTLFTFAIELVIAPMVARHFHAGEMRQAQAITALGAGAGFAFSLVVFAAFVLGGEWILSLFGPAYAEATLVLVLLSLGLLFDAATGPSKIVMMMTGHERAYVAIFGVIMGLGFLVQIAVIPVFGIVGAAAANMGARILAQVAIALWCRFRIGLDTSLLGIFAIRRAG
- a CDS encoding metallopeptidase family protein; amino-acid sequence: MAVSHADWGARFAPTLDDIEALASQALRELPEPFKSLAAEVTCSVAEFAEDDVLEGFGMESPFELMGLFSGIGMTEDGAMPQTGQLPNTVYLYRRAILDYWAENDDNTLGEVVTHVLIHELGHHFGFSDEDMEAIEAAADAE
- the trmD gene encoding tRNA (guanosine(37)-N1)-methyltransferase TrmD, yielding MSFSAAIITLFPELFPGTLGASVLGRGLAEGLWSLQVTQLRDFATDRHRTVDDTPSGGGAGMVLKPDILARAIDTVSPLGDARPRILMSPRGTTLTQARARELALGPGAVIICGRFEGIDQRVIDTRGLEEISIGDYVLAGGEVAAMVLLEAVVRLIPGVLGKAESHADESFENGLLEYPQYTRPQSFEGVDIPGVLTSGDHGRIASWRQEQSQALTAARRPDLLKK